The nucleotide sequence CTCGCCCGTGTGCTTCCGCCCGCTGGCGCCATTTGCTTCTGCACGTCCTATGACGTCCTGGACACTCTCGTGGCCGTGCTGGAAAGCACCGGCTACTACGCTCAGATTAACGAGCTAAAGCGGATCTTCACCGAGACGCGCAATGgcggggggagaaggggcaCGGCTAGCGGAGACGAGGGTGGTAGCGGTGAGGCCATCGCCGAGCTTCTCCGCGAGTACCAGGAGTGGATCAGCGGTGAACTtggtggtgacggcgacgctgagCCTGCGCTGGGGCCGCTGTCAACTGCCGCgtccgcttctctttcttccaaCGCTggcgcaccacagcagccgtcTCGTCGTGGTGCCCTCCTGTTCGCCGTAATGGGGGGTCGCCTGTCGGAGGGGATCAACTTCGCCGACGACCTCggccgcgccgtcgtcgtgcTTGGCATGCCATACGCGAACCCCACCGATGTAGAGCTTCAGATGAACCTGAAGCATATTGTCACGACACGGCTGATGACGAACACCGACGCAAGTCGCCGAGGCATGTGTGGGTCGGCAGGCTCAGTAtccgccacctccctctcctcttcgtctccgTTCACGAGTGCAGAGGAGTGGAGTTTGTACACGGAAGGCATGATGCGGACCGTCAACCAGTGCATCGGCCGCTGCATCCGGCACGCCGGCGACTACGCGACGATCATCTTGCTCGACGCCCGGTACACAGAGCGACAGGGTATTCGCCGTCGCGTCTctgcgtggctgcagccGTCCATACGTGTAGCGCAGACGTTTGGCCAATGCTTCAGCGGTGTCCGCGAGTTCTTCGTGGGGCGGCAGCCGAAGGGCTGAGCGGGACTGTCTCCCTCGAAAGTCATAGACACACCCGCTGGTGAAGTCGATCGTCTATGCGACGTAATGTCTACAGCAGCGAGGATAATCATCTCCGTAGCAGCATCGAGCACGGTGCATGCAGGACGCACCGGCGACTTGGGCTATCGGACACGCTTCGAtaacaaaggaaaagaggcagaAACGATGTGACAAGTACGAAcgcctgtgtgggtgcgggAGTACGTgatgtggtgtgtgtgtgtgtgtggggggggggggggaagaggaggaggaggggggcgtgtgATGTCCACTGCAGCTGatggagcagcagtgctggtGCCATCGcgctcttcccttccctctctctctccctctctctctgactaCTGGTTCATCTCTGCTTAgcctcccacacacgcgcgcacagcaATGCGCAGCCAGACACCCTCCTCGGCATCggcactcccccctccccaccctcaTCTCTCTCGATCCTCCCcaccttccctcctctccgtcgtcgctgacacacacgcgcgcacacactcagCTACCTTCATACTGTCTGCCTCGCATAGCTTCCCCCGATATCACTGACCGGGTCGCTTTCGCTTTCACACGCAAACACCACACGCGGACTTACCTGCGCCACGGTGGCTCGACCTTCCGCTGATTGCCGATGCCGTCGCGGAAGAGTACGCACATGACGGCGTCTGCAAAGCGCAGCGAGACGCACTCGGCGAATGCGGACAGGGTAGTGCTGACGGAGTCGCTGCTCGCCAcggaggcagagaaaaatGCGACATCGAAGAGTCTGTACGGCGACTCCGCCGCGCGCATCTCCAGTAATATCAGCACGATCCACGACCACCAGCGACTGCGTGCCTACGAGGTCATCTTCCGCAACGTACGGGGCAAGACGCTTCTGCACCTCGGTTGTGGCATGGGACTGTACTCTATGCTGGCAGCGCGTGGTATGGCGAAGATGGTGATCGGCATTGACAGCTCCGCCATTGTGGATGCGGCGCGCGTCGTGGCGGAGCAAAATGGCCTCAAGAACATTCAGTTTATTCGCGGCCGCCTGTGTGAGGCGTTGCACCAGCTGCCGAGCGACATGAAGTTTGACTACGTGCTGTGTGAGTGGATggggccgctgctgctgaatgAGCGAGTCCTGACAGACGCCCTCTATGCCCGCGACCACCTTCTCACGGAGTCTGGCGCGCTCTGCCCAAACCGAGCCTCCCTGCACGTGGTCGCCGTGTCCGACTACGCCTTTCGCCTTGACACGGAGGACTTCTGGA is from Leishmania braziliensis MHOM/BR/75/M2904 complete genome, chromosome 15 and encodes:
- a CDS encoding arginine N-methyltransferase; amino-acid sequence: MPSRKSTHMTASAKRSETHSANADRVVLTESLLATEAEKNATSKSLYGDSAARISSNISTIHDHQRLRAYEVIFRNVRGKTLLHLGCGMGLYSMLAARGMAKMVIGIDSSAIVDAARVVAEQNGLKNIQFIRGRLCEALHQLPSDMKFDYVLCEWMGPLLLNERVLTDALYARDHLLTESGALCPNRASLHVVAVSDYAFRLDTEDFWSNVYGFQMEPMKELVRQEVEMCAIPGSNIVSAPCLAHTIHMDTLEGLTAEETATYEAQANQAAAIRDNEEENPVEHCWVPAAVAQKGYEAAFTLSIARSATVHYLTFYLDAAFTSKTNPGANFVLAVRPGGQNNWTEVSVGLREPLPVNAGEKIQGTVRVYTPAEKGGKVTVVEVTAKTAGQVAAIETFGTYYYQSY